Proteins encoded by one window of Castor canadensis chromosome 2, mCasCan1.hap1v2, whole genome shotgun sequence:
- the Llcfc1 gene encoding sperm-egg fusion protein LLCFC1, whose protein sequence is MTSLDSQLCRAAFLAVILLLLWVKGVTSQKGSPGSDDKSQKEKMPFSGQDQEHFEEHFVASSVGELWQVINMAQQEEDTISETAALRDHLFNLVFCFNLASLMVFL, encoded by the exons ATGACTTCCCTGGACTCCCAGCTCTGCAGGGCAGCATTCCTGGCAgtcatcctgctgttgctgtGGGTGAAGGGAGTGACATCTCAGAAGGGCAGCCCAGGCTCTGATGACAAGAGCCAGAAAGAGAAAATGCCCTTTTCAG GCCAAGACCAAGAGCACTTCGAAGAGCACTTTGTGGCCTCCTCGGTGGGTGAGCTGTGGCAAGTGATTAACATGGCCCAACAAGAGGAAGACACGATCTCCGAGACAGCAGCTCTCCGAGACCACCTTTTTAATCTAGTCTTCTGCTTTAACCTGGCCAGCCTAATGGTTTTTTTATGA